One genomic window of Rhizomicrobium sp. includes the following:
- a CDS encoding biotin carboxylase N-terminal domain-containing protein, translating into MFRSLLIANRGEIAVRVIRTARRLGLRTVAVYSDADAGAAHVALADVALRLGPPPPRESYLNIAAVLAAAKQSGAEAIHPGYGFLSENAEFAEACAAAGIVFVGPPPAAIRAMGLKDRAKALMAKAGVPVVPGYLGDDQSADRLQAEADRIGYPVLIKAVAGGGGKGMRKVEQAAEFAGALEGAQREASGAFGNDAVLIEKYVSRPRHIEVQVFADAHGNAVHLFERDCSLQRRHQKVIEEAPAPGMSPEMRAAIGAVAVKAAKAVAYVGAGTIEFIADASDGLRPDRIWFMEMNTRLQVEHPVTEAITGTDLVEWQLRVACGETLPRTQDQLAIDGHAVEVRLYAEDPQSGFLPSIGTLERLRFPSEVRIDTGVRQGDTVTPFYDPMIAKVIAHDATRSGTIAKLARALEQVRIAGLKTNNGFLIRTLHHPEFIAGEVDTGFIARHLAQLLPPAAPPPHILAAATHFIVHEKPLPGGDPWNARDGFRLGASRPAAVEFLVDGRRILAEARPAPGVEILRLASGALAAMENGLTYIVALYDPFEAADASGAPTDRVVTPMPGKIVQLFVREGDQVAKGQPLAILEAMKMEHTLSAPAAATVEAIAVALGDQVGEGTIVVRFAAPEQV; encoded by the coding sequence ATGTTCCGCTCCCTCCTGATCGCCAATCGCGGCGAGATCGCCGTTCGCGTCATCCGCACCGCCCGCCGGCTGGGCCTGCGCACCGTCGCGGTCTATTCCGACGCCGATGCCGGCGCCGCCCATGTCGCACTGGCAGACGTGGCCCTGCGCCTCGGCCCGCCGCCGCCGCGCGAATCCTATCTCAACATCGCCGCGGTGCTCGCCGCCGCGAAGCAGAGCGGCGCCGAGGCCATCCATCCCGGCTACGGCTTCCTGTCGGAGAATGCGGAGTTCGCCGAGGCCTGCGCGGCGGCCGGCATCGTCTTCGTCGGCCCGCCGCCGGCGGCGATCCGCGCCATGGGCCTCAAAGACCGCGCCAAGGCGCTGATGGCCAAGGCCGGCGTGCCGGTGGTGCCGGGCTATCTCGGAGACGATCAGTCTGCGGATCGTCTCCAGGCCGAGGCCGACCGGATCGGCTATCCCGTGCTGATCAAGGCGGTCGCCGGCGGCGGCGGCAAGGGCATGCGCAAGGTCGAGCAGGCGGCGGAGTTCGCGGGCGCGCTGGAAGGGGCCCAGCGCGAGGCAAGCGGCGCCTTCGGCAACGATGCCGTGCTGATCGAGAAGTATGTCTCGCGCCCGCGCCATATCGAGGTCCAGGTCTTCGCCGACGCCCATGGCAACGCCGTCCATCTCTTCGAGCGCGACTGCTCGCTGCAAAGGCGCCACCAGAAGGTGATCGAGGAGGCGCCCGCACCGGGGATGTCGCCGGAGATGCGCGCCGCGATCGGCGCCGTAGCGGTCAAGGCGGCGAAGGCGGTGGCCTATGTCGGCGCCGGCACGATCGAGTTCATCGCCGATGCCTCGGACGGGCTCCGCCCCGACCGCATCTGGTTCATGGAGATGAACACCAGGCTGCAGGTCGAGCATCCGGTGACCGAGGCGATCACCGGCACCGACCTCGTCGAATGGCAATTGCGCGTCGCGTGTGGCGAAACGCTGCCCAGGACGCAGGATCAACTCGCCATCGACGGCCATGCGGTGGAAGTCCGCCTCTATGCGGAAGATCCCCAATCCGGCTTTCTGCCGTCGATCGGCACCCTCGAAAGGCTGCGCTTCCCGAGCGAGGTCCGCATCGATACCGGCGTTCGGCAGGGCGATACGGTCACGCCGTTCTACGATCCGATGATCGCCAAGGTGATCGCGCACGACGCGACCCGCAGCGGCACCATCGCCAAGCTGGCGCGGGCGCTCGAACAGGTCCGCATCGCCGGCCTCAAGACCAATAACGGCTTCCTGATCCGCACACTCCACCATCCGGAGTTCATCGCGGGCGAGGTCGATACCGGCTTCATCGCGCGCCATCTCGCGCAATTGCTGCCGCCTGCAGCCCCGCCGCCGCACATCCTGGCCGCGGCCACGCACTTTATCGTGCACGAGAAACCCCTACCGGGCGGCGACCCCTGGAACGCGCGCGACGGATTCCGCCTCGGCGCCTCGCGTCCGGCCGCGGTCGAGTTTTTGGTCGATGGCCGGCGCATCCTCGCCGAAGCACGGCCCGCGCCGGGCGTGGAGATCTTGCGCCTCGCCTCGGGGGCTCTCGCGGCGATGGAGAACGGCCTCACCTATATCGTGGCGCTCTACGATCCCTTCGAAGCGGCGGACGCCTCCGGCGCTCCCACCGATCGCGTCGTGACGCCGATGCCGGGCAAGATCGTCCAGCTCTTCGTGCGCGAGGGCGACCAG